The Oecophyllibacter saccharovorans sequence TCATTATGATGTTCAGCCGACAGATCCGGACAATCTGTGGCATTCCGCTCCTTTTGAGCCCCATATCGTGACAGAACCGGATGGTCGGCGGGTCATCGTGGCGCGCGGGGCCAGTGATGACAAAGGCCAGGTCATGACCTTTCTGGAAGCCTGCCGGGCCTGGAAGAAAGTCCACGGGACCCTGCCGGTTGCCGTGACCGTTCTGCTGGAAGGCGAGGAGGAATGCGGTGGCGAAAACCTTCTGCCTTTCATGAAGGACAATGCCGGCACCCTGCAGGCTGATCTGGCGCTGATCTGCGACACGGCCATGGCAGGACGGCAGATTCCGGCCATCACGACGCGCTTGCGCGGTATGGTGGCGGAAGGGGTGGAGATCACCTGTGCGACCCAGGACCTGCATTCCGGCATTTATGGCAATGCCGCAGCCAATCCGATCGCTTTGCTGTGCCGCGCTCTGGCCGATCTGCGCGACGGAGAGGGACGGGTCACGCTGCCGGGCTTTTATGACGGGGTGAAAATCCCTGATGACCAGACGCGGACCCAGTGGCGTAGCCTCTATCCGGATGATGCAACCCTTCTGAAGGAGGTTGGGCTTTCAGAAGCGCAGGGCGAGAAAGGGTTTACGGCCCTGGAGCAGACCTGGTGCCGGCCAAGCTGTGAAATCAATGGCATTTCAGGCGGTTATGAGAGAGAGGGGATCAAGACCGTTCTTCCCGCCCGCGCCCAGGCCAAAGTCTCCTTCCGGCTGGTACCGGGCCAGTCACCAGAGAAAATCCGCGCTGCCTTCCGCGACCATATGCGCCGGTACCTGCCGTCTGACGCTGAGATCCGGTTCACGTCTTACGGTGGTTCACCGGGGTTTGAGGTAACCGGAGAGGGCAGTGCCGATCTGACAGCCGCCCTGACAGCTTTGGAGGAGGAATGGGGGAACAAAGCGCTTACCATCGGCTGTGGTGGCTCCATTCCCGTAGCCAATGAGGTGAAGGAGGCCCTCGGTCTGGACGCGCTTCTGGTCGGTTTCGCGCAGGCCGATGACCGGGTGCATTCCCCCAACGAGCAATACGGGCTGGACTCCTTCAGGCACGGCATCCGCTCCTGGGTGCGCATTCTGGCAGCCCTGGCCTGATGTCCCCAAAGAGGTCCAGGGCTGCCGAAGGCGCAGCTGATCTGCCGATCGCCCTGACAATGGGCGACCCTGCCGGTATCGGGCCTGAGCTTACAGCCCGTGCCTGGCAGCATCTGCACCGGGGAGACAGGGCATTTTTCTGGAGCGGTGATGCACGCCTCCTGCAAGCGGTCATCCCGGTGCAGCAGATTGCTTCTCCCGCTGAAGCACGGGAGGTGTTTCCCCACGCTCTGCCGGTTCTGCAGGTCAGCTGTCCTGCGCCTGTGCAGCCAGGCCAGCCGGACAGCCACAATGCCCCGGCGGTCATCAGCAGCATCGAGCAGGCGGTTCAGCTTACCCGGGCCGGCAAGGCAGGGGCGGTCGTGACCAATCCCATTGCCAAACACGTGCTGGCCAGTGCCGGGTTTCCCCATCCCGGTCACACGGAGTTTCTGGCCGCCTTGTGCGGCGTTGAGGGGCAGGAAGTGATGATGCTGGCCAGCCCGCAGTTGAAAGTGGTGCTGACCAGCATTCATGTTTCCCTGCGTCAGGCCCTGGAGGATCTGAACGCAGGGCAGGTTGAGAAGGTCCTGAAAACCGCTCACGCCGCCCTGAAACGGGATTTCGCGATCGCTCATCCCCGCCTCGTGCTGGCAGGCCTCAATCCGCATGCCGGTGAAAACGGGCTCATGGGCCTGGAGGAGCGGACAATCCTGCAGCCAGTGGTGGAAAAACTGCGCGCGCAGGGACTGGATATCCAGGGACCGCTGCCTCCTGACACAATGTTCACAACCCGGTGGCGTTCACGTTACGATGCGGCGATCTGTCTCTACCACGACCAGGGTCTCATTCCCCTCAAGACCCTTGCCATGGAGGAAGGCGTCAACGTCACGCTCGGCCTGCCCATCATCCGCACTTCGCCCGATCATGGAACGGCCTTTGACATCGCTCTTGGCCCACGCGCGGCGCTGGCCGGAGAAGGGAAGGCTGATCCTGGCAGTCTGCTGGCGGCCTTGGAGATGGCCGCTTCCATGGCCGCCAACCGCCGCGTGGCTGCAGCGTCAGAAGCACCAGCGGGAAAGGAGAGTCTGGTATGAGACTGGGTGTGAATGTTGACCATATCGCAACCCTGCGAAATGCCCGCGGCGAAGCGTATCCGGACCCCGTTGAAGGCGCAAAAATTGCCCTGCAGGCCGGGGCGGACGGCATTACCGCTCATCTGCGCGAAGACAGGCGGCACATCCGTGACCAGGACCTGCAGCGTCTGCGCCAGTTGCCCGCACCGCTGAATTTTGAAATGGCTGCCACTGACGAAATGGTGGAACTGGCCACGACCCTGCGCCCCCATGCCTGCTGCCTGGTGCCTGAACGCCGCGAAGAGCTGACAACTGAAGGCGGCTTGGATGTAGTTAGGGGGCTGGCGAAGCTGCAGCCGAAAATCGACCGGCTGAAAGAAGCCGGGATCCGGGTCTCCCTCTTTATTGACCCTACCCCGCAAGCCCTGGAGGCCGCGCAGAAGCTGGGCGCTCCTGTTGTGGAGCTCCACACCGGCGCTTACGCCGGCAACCATCCCGGAGAGCTGGAACGTCTGGCACACGCAGCCGCGCTGGGCAGAGATCTCGGGTTGGAGATCCATGCCGGCCATGGCCTGACTTACGAAAATGTGCAGCCGATTGCGGCCATACCGGAAATCGCGGAACTGAATATCGGCCATTTCCTGATCAGCCAGGCCCTGTTTGTAGGGCTGGGATCCGCTGTAACGCGGATGAAAGACCTTATGCTTTCAGCACGCTCGTAAAGGGCGTGGCTCAAGAGGCAGTACAGGAGAGCAGTAAGCTCCCTGACCATCCTGGAATATCAGTTCTACTTGTGGGCTGGCTGGCTGCCGCCTGTCTTAGCGCCGTTCTTTGCTTTGTCTGTCGGCGCGGGAACAGGCGGGCTGCCAGGCGGAGGAGCGGGCCGGATCACAGGCAGGTAAGGATCATTGTCGAAGACCGGAATATACTTACCCGATTCCGCCGAATAGGTCGCGCTGGTGCTCTGTGGAGGCGTGGGCACTGAAGAGAAGGCGTTGAT is a genomic window containing:
- a CDS encoding pyridoxine 5'-phosphate synthase → MRLGVNVDHIATLRNARGEAYPDPVEGAKIALQAGADGITAHLREDRRHIRDQDLQRLRQLPAPLNFEMAATDEMVELATTLRPHACCLVPERREELTTEGGLDVVRGLAKLQPKIDRLKEAGIRVSLFIDPTPQALEAAQKLGAPVVELHTGAYAGNHPGELERLAHAAALGRDLGLEIHAGHGLTYENVQPIAAIPEIAELNIGHFLISQALFVGLGSAVTRMKDLMLSARS
- the pdxA gene encoding 4-hydroxythreonine-4-phosphate dehydrogenase PdxA, with product MSPKRSRAAEGAADLPIALTMGDPAGIGPELTARAWQHLHRGDRAFFWSGDARLLQAVIPVQQIASPAEAREVFPHALPVLQVSCPAPVQPGQPDSHNAPAVISSIEQAVQLTRAGKAGAVVTNPIAKHVLASAGFPHPGHTEFLAALCGVEGQEVMMLASPQLKVVLTSIHVSLRQALEDLNAGQVEKVLKTAHAALKRDFAIAHPRLVLAGLNPHAGENGLMGLEERTILQPVVEKLRAQGLDIQGPLPPDTMFTTRWRSRYDAAICLYHDQGLIPLKTLAMEEGVNVTLGLPIIRTSPDHGTAFDIALGPRAALAGEGKADPGSLLAALEMAASMAANRRVAAASEAPAGKESLV
- a CDS encoding M20/M25/M40 family metallo-hydrolase, with the translated sequence MTHSTAPHDTEAVEAVLTEVDRSFDQALERLFALLRIPSVSTQPDHAADCRRAAQWLCEDMRQSGLTADIRDVNWAPPGNPMVVGRSPELKKADGQPARRVLFYGHYDVQPTDPDNLWHSAPFEPHIVTEPDGRRVIVARGASDDKGQVMTFLEACRAWKKVHGTLPVAVTVLLEGEEECGGENLLPFMKDNAGTLQADLALICDTAMAGRQIPAITTRLRGMVAEGVEITCATQDLHSGIYGNAAANPIALLCRALADLRDGEGRVTLPGFYDGVKIPDDQTRTQWRSLYPDDATLLKEVGLSEAQGEKGFTALEQTWCRPSCEINGISGGYEREGIKTVLPARAQAKVSFRLVPGQSPEKIRAAFRDHMRRYLPSDAEIRFTSYGGSPGFEVTGEGSADLTAALTALEEEWGNKALTIGCGGSIPVANEVKEALGLDALLVGFAQADDRVHSPNEQYGLDSFRHGIRSWVRILAALA